Sequence from the Bufo bufo chromosome 10, aBufBuf1.1, whole genome shotgun sequence genome:
acacacatctGCTAAGCATCGTCCTTCCATATTGAGCAGCGTTCTCTTCTCTTTTTCAGATTGCAGGATGTCGGCACGTTATTTGCAGTCATTGTCCTGTTTCTTATGCTGTTTAATACATTTGTGTTCCAAGCCGGGCTGCTGGGCCTTCTCTGCCAGCGCTTCCAAGTCACCGTTATATTCTGCGCTCTGCATTTAACCCTGAGTGTGTCGCTACACGTATGGCTGATGGTAAGTCTAGATCTATTCCATGCAGTGTCATCTTCCGTCCTGGTCTGTATTGTctcttttcaactttttttttttttttcttagaatcTGCGGTGGAAAGCTGTAAATATCTTTGTGTGGTCGGATGGATTGCAGGCGCTGTTTGTTCTGCAGAGAGTCGGTATGTCTTTCTGCTTGTGACATCTCTTACacgcgcatttttttttttgtttttgttttttttttgctttcttggTTCCAGAGCCAAATAAGTAAACCCCTAGTTATCAATGATTAGAAAGGTCCCAGACCTGTCCTCGTCTGTCAGGTTGCTAAAAATAATTTAGATGTTTCTTTTGTAATATCTACGTCTGAGAAAACTGGTTGacaactaaggcctcttttacacgggcgttgcTAATTCCGATATTGAGACCCGGCGGAGGATCTctataccggaattaaacggatctgttttgattttgcacatcaggatgcggttgtgtgaaatcaaaacggatccgtcactaagtacattgaaagtcaatgggtgacgtatccgttttttttttttttaggctcctaaaaaaaaaaaaaaaaaaaactgatccatcaccattgacttacatttagGACCAGAGGTTttatgtccggtcacaaaacggaatgctgccggaacggaagacatcctaatgcatcctgaacggatctctgtccattcagaatgcatgaggacttaaCTGAaaccacaacgcaagtgtgaaagtagccgaataTATGTCTGCAATAACAACTCACGGATCGGTTCTTATCCCCACCCCTCTCCCCCAggggagttaggcctcatgcacacgacagtattttttcacggtctgcaaaacggggttccgtgatccgtttccgtttttgtttccgtgtgtcttccttgatttttggaggatcaccagacatgaaaagtgaaaaaaaaatctaagacaagtttgccttgaaaatgataggaaaaaaacggacacggatcacggacgcagatgacaatattgtgtgcctccatgttttttcacggacccattgacttgaatgggtccgcgaaccgttgtccgtgaaaaaaataggacaggtcatattgttttgacggactggaaacacggacgcagatgacaaacggtgcatttcaccgagttttcaacggaccattgaaagtcaatgggtccgcagaaaatcacggaaaacggaacaacggacacggagctTCTAGCTCTAAAAGGAAATGTGTCGTCAgagaatgacctattgtttaaatcgtgttttttagggctcatgcacacaaacatatgctTTGTCCGTGTCTgttgcgcttttttttttttttttggaaatgaCTCTATGTCCACATGGCGGTTccagaaaaaatagaacatgtcctatcattgtccgcattacagacaaggatagaactgttctattaggggacttccgttccgcaacatgtggcggtatctgtgttttgcggatccacaatttgcacaaTGTAAAAACATGAAATGAAATGTGCCCCTTTTGAGTCATTTTGTTTGATGATGTCTTTGTAGAAGATGAGAGAGACGCCTCTTTggaagataaggctactttcacacttgcggcagagtgatccggcaagcatttCCTCTGccggaaactgcctgccggatccgtcaaaacgtatgccaactgatggcatttgtaagactgatcaggatcctgatccgtcttacaaatgcattgaaatgccagatccgtctttccggtgtcatccggaaaaacggatccagcatttttttttcacctttttttttttttttttttttcagtctgcgcatgcgcagaccagaaggacggatccggcattccggtattttgaatgccgaatccggcactaatacattcctatggaaaaaaatgccagatccatcattcaggcaagtgttccgtttttttggccggagataaaaccgtagcatgctgcggtattatctccgtcctgaacagtcaaaaagactgaactgaagacatcctgaacggattgctctccattcagaatgcatggggataaaactgatcagttcttttccggtattgagcccctaggacggaactctatgccggaaaagaaaaacgctagtgtgaaagtaccttaacctACAACACAAGACCTTTTTAGGGCAAATACACAATTTAGAGTTTCAAGTCTTTGCAGTCTGATCGTTCTGCTTCTCGTAACCATGTTTTTTTTCTATACTGACAGTGGCTGTGCTGTATTTTTACTTCTACAAAAGGACCGCTTTAAGTCTGGGAGATTCCCGCTACTACCATGACTCTTTGTGGTTGCGCAACGAGTTTGCCCGAGTACGAGGTTAACTGAATCAATGGTCATTTGGGACCAAGCACAAAATGTTTTTGGAACCCCTGAAGAACAGAACAATTGATCCTAATGTTGTGAGAGGATTGTCTGACAACTATGTTTAATACGTTCTTGCCTTACAGCGACGTCTTTCAGCCCGGAGAACACCGTTTTTGTAAATTATTCGTCCAGTATTTTCAGAGCTATTCATTTTTCAATAAGTGAGATGTGTGCCCAGATGTAATGAAACCTCCTCTAGTTTTTGATGTTTCATAgtttattttaattaaaaaaaatatttcaaaaatCTTTTCGTACACTAGTCTTAGGAGTGGAAATTTAAAGGGGCATTCAGGTTAGAGAAAGTTATccgctatccacaggataggtgataacagATTGTTTGGGGgttctaccactgggacccccacgatcacaAGGAAGGGGGGCCTTCCCCATGGAGCCCACCTGAAATGGACGGACCAGCTGGTCGGAAATGCGAGCTGTCGCTCCATTCATtcctctggataggccatcagtgtcTGATTGTGAGGATCCGACACCTGGCAAGTCAGCTGTCTGAGAAGACaccggccttctcgcagcttaccctaggccagtgatgtcacattcgtcggtcacgtggcctagacgcagctcagtgcctttcaagtgaatggggctgagctgcgataccaagcacaaccactatacaatgtatggcgctgtgcttggtaaacagtGAGGAGGCAGCGGCGCTCACTGGGGTACCGTGGTCTCCTCAAATAGCTGTTCAGCggtggtcctgggtgttggacccacgCCAATCAGGTACTGATGGATACTGAAATCTTaaggatacgtcatcagtataaaaaagttgaaaaacattttttaaaataagcTTTTTATAAGGTTCCCTAAATACCATTCCCATGAGTGTTACTGCAACTACTGAACTGCCCCAAAAAATCCCATGTGGCAATCGTTACAAGGCTTGTGTTGCATGGTAATCGTGCAGGTAGTATTCCAACACCTTTATACACGTTAATTAGCAAATCCATTCAGTGGGTGAAGTATCCAGAGACATTGGTAAGTAAGGAATAAAGAGGAGGGTCAGCGCACATGGGCCAGGTTTACACATTGCATTTttgttagggcccattcacatggcGGATTTTGACAGCACATACTGCAGcagataccgctgcaggttctgccatggttattcactttagatgcCACTGATCCGCTCGCAGCTTAGCTccattgaatggagctaagcCACAAGTGGACAGTCGCGGTGGCTGTTGGCACGGTCGCGGCTTCAGCCTACTGCagtgctgcctcccattgaaaacaggGATCATCATTGAACTGAGAGAAGTAAAATGTGTTTTTGTCATAGAGACATTGATCGCACaccacccaaaagtagcctctgagagattTTTCTTATAGGGAAGTGGCGGAAGCACTTTCACTACATGTTATGGCAAGACCCAGCctaatctgcctgagacataactgcatgccgagTTTTGCAGCCATCTCGCATTTCTATCTGGATGcgttattaggcctcctgcacacgaccgtttttttttccccgttttttgtgttccgtatacggaaccattcatttaaaaaaaaaaaaaaactgaatgtactccgtatgcattccgtttctgtttttccgttccgtttaaagatagaacatgtcctattattgcccgcaaatcacgttccgtggctccattcaagtcaatgggtccgcaaaaaaaacggaacacatacggaaatgcatccgtatgtcttcagtttccgttccgttttttgcagaaccatctattgaaaatgttatgcccagcccaattttatctatgtaattactgtatactgtatatgccatacggaaaaacagaacagaaacgaaaacacaacggaaacaaaaaacggaacaatggatccgtgaaaaacggaccgcaaaacactgaaaaagccatacggtcgtgtgcaggaggccttattgtgTGGTAGGGAGGCATATATGCGTTATATTAACGCCTTCTCAGAGGTGCACCTTACGTATAGGGGTATGTATGACACACTACCCTTTAGAAGTATTATGTGATTTTAATTGTCTTTTGAGAGTAGAATTTACTTATGGTCGTGTGCAATCCCCAAACTGTGGATCCTCAAAATGCAGATACCGGCCACATGCGTCCCATATTTTCCCGATCCGCGCATCACGCCCTATTTTAAAAATGCCTATAGggcgtgttattttttattttttgcagacgaACATACGGCcacgtggatgcggacagcatacggatgacatctgtgtgctgtccacattttttatcagcgccatagaaatgaatgggtccgcgtgctatccgcaaaaaatgcggatcggccgTGAACCAAAAATAGGTGCAAACGAGCAGAGTCAGGAGAGAGTCTCCCGCTTGCATCACGGTCCTGACCCTGATCGGCACTCTGCTCGTCTGCACCTAGAAGACTCAATGAAGGGGTTTTGCACTCCCGAAACGTGTTGTCATAGAGGTCACCAATAAAGAAAGAATCACTATATCCTTTTTGTGGTTGTTTTGCGCCATGAGGTGTCGGGATATTGTCAAGTGCTGTTGTCTGCACCCCCGCAAGGTATAGGACTTCCCCAGAGTGGAGATATCGAGTTGGAAACTACCTGCAACACTTTCCCTCATTTGGCAGCTAGTCCGGGGCCTGTGCACGTTTTTGAATAGACAGAACACTGCATGTCCCAGTGAAGAACCTCCGCAGCCAGGGGTGAAGAAGACCTCATAAAGGGCTCTTTCTGCTGGACAGCTATGACACGGTTGAACAGGTCAGTTGAGTATACAGTTACATATGGCAGCCATCCTGCGTAGAAGGGAGTGTGTGAGTGCATGGTTGGCTAATGGTGCACGGAAAGGTCAGGAGCGCTGAAGaccagtgcaaaaaaatatagtcttagggctcattcagatgactgtatccatttttgcagtccgcaaattgcggatgcgcaaaacaaCATgatatattgcggacaagaataggacatgttgtatcttttttgcggggcaacggaatggaagtacggatgcctgtccgcatcttctgcagccccattgaaatgaataagtccgcatccgttctgcaagacGTGGACACAAAtagacggtcgtctgaatgagcccttaagcagATTTAATCCCTGCTGCTTTTCGGTGAAAGGAGAGTCGGCAGAATAAGGAGCGTGCCCAGGAGAAGCCCTTTTATCGGAGGGTAAGGTGGATCCAAGATTCCAGCAGTAGATCAAAACGTTTTCAGGTTATCACTTTTTAGCAGACCTGAATTGTAgtgtctgttcttatcagttttagAACTGATACTTCCCCTACATGGGGGGAGATATATTACATTTTACAACAATGAGTTGGAAAAAAATGCTTTCTCTAAGCCTTCAAAACGTAACTGTCGATATAAAAGAACAGGGCGCCACGTTGCACAGTAAACCTATAAAACAGAGCGGAAGCTGCTGTAGGGATTTCGCTCCCCTTCTGAGTTGTGCGGACTCCAGGTACTACTCTGACCTGGGCAGACACCATGTCCTTCCACTGCTGCACCTTAGCCCCGCTGATTGGTGGACACCTGCTCTGTCAACGTAATTAATATGGGGTAAATGCAAGGGCACTGGGGGCAAAAGGAAGTCCAATGAGTTCTAGGGAAATGGATATATCTTTATTTGCAGCATATTTTAATACCAGTTCTCAGTGACTGTCCCGGCGTTTTGAAGTGACATGTACCCAACCCTATAAAAAACGTTGCCTGCAAAGAAAAGGTGTGGATGCTGCATGCATTCCTAGACACATAGTGGGTCATTAACTAACAGAAGCCTGAGACATATTCTATAGGACCACTGCTTCCTGAGCCTGTGAAATATCCTATAGGACCACTGCTTCCTGAGCCTGTGACATCCTATAGGACCACTGCTTCCTGAGCATGAGACATATCCTATCGGACCACTGCTTCCTGAGCCTGTGACATACCCTATAGGACCACTGCTTCCTGAGCCTGAAATATCCTATAGGACCACTGCTTCCTGAGCCTGAGACATATCCTATAGGACCACTGCTTCCTGTGCCTGACATATCCTATAGAACCACTGCTTCCTGAGCCTGTGACATATCATATAGGACCACTGCTTCCTGAGCCTGAGACATATGCTATAGGACCACTGCTTCCTGAGCCTGTGACATATCCTATAGGACCACTGCTTCCTGAGCCTGAGACATATCCTATAGGACCACTGCTTCCTGAGCCTGAGACATATCCTATAGGACCACTGCTTCCTGAGACATATCCTATAGGACCACTGCTTCCTGAGCCTGAGACATATCCTATAGGACCACTGCTTCCTGAGCCTGACATATCCTATAGGACcacggcttcctgagcctgtcatATCCTATAGGACCACTGCTTCCTGAGCCTGAGACATATCCTATAGGACCACTGCTTCCTGAGCCTGAGACATATCCTATAGGACCACTGCTTCCTGAGCCTGAGACATATCCTATAGGACCACTGCTTCCTGAGCCTGAGACATATCCTATAGGACCACTGCTTCCTGAGCCTGAAACATATCCTATAGGACCACTGCTTCCTGAGCCTGAGACATATCCTATAGGACCACTGCTTCCTTAGCCTGAGACATATCCTATAGGACCACTGCTTCCTGAGCCTGTGACATATCCTATAGGACCACTGCTTCCTGAGCCTGAGACATATCCTATAGGACCACTGCTTCCTGAGCCTGAGACATATCCTATAGGACCACTGCTTCCTGAGCCTGAGACATATCCTATAGGACCACTGCTTCCTGAGCCTGAGACATATCCTATAGGACCACTGCTTCCTGAGCCTGAGACATATCCTATAGGACCACTGCTTCCTGAGCCTGAGACATATCCTATAGGACCACTGCTTCCTCAGCCATATCCTATAGGACCACTGCTTCCTGAGCCTGACATATCCTATAGGACCACTGCTTCCTGAGCCTGATACATATCATATAGGACCACTGCTTCCTGAGCCTGAGACATATCCTATAGGACCACTGCTTCCTGAGCCTGACATATCCTATAGGACCACTGCTTCCTGAGCCTGAGACATATCCTATAGGACCACTGCTTCCTCAGCCATATCCTATAGGACCACTGCTTCCTGAGCCTGAGACATATCCTATATGACCACTGCTTCCTGAGCCTGTGACATATCCTATAGGACCACTGCTTCCTGAGCCTGAGACATATCCTATAGGACCACTGCTTCCTGAGCCTGAGACATATCCTATGGAACCACTGCTTCCTGAGCCTGACATATCCTATAGGACCACTGCTTCCTGAGCCTGAGACATATCCTATAGGACCACTGCTTCCTGAGCCTGTGACATCCTATAGGACCACTGCTTCCTGAGCCTGAGACATATCCTATGGAAACACTGCTTCCTGAGCCTGACATATCCTATAGGACCACTGCTTCCTGAGCCTGAGACATATCCTATAGGACCACTGCTTCCTCAGCCATATCCTATAGGATCACTGCTTCCTGAGCCTGAGAGATATCATATAGGACCACTGCTTCCTGAGCCTGACATATCCTATAGGACCACTGCTTCCTGAGCCTGAGACATATCCTATAAGACCACTGCTTCCTGAGCCTGAGACATATCCTATAGGACCACTGCTTCCTGAGCCTGACATATCCTATAGGACCACTGCTTCCTGAGCCTGAGACATATCCTATAGGACCACTGCTTCCTGAGCCTGAGACATATCCTATAGGACCACTGCTTCCTGAGCCTGAGACATATCCTATACTAGGACCACTGCTTCCTGAGCCTGAGACATATCCTATAGGACCACTGCTTTCTGAGCCTGACATATCCTATAGGACCACTGCTTCCTGAGCCTGAGACATATCCTATAGGACCACTGCTTCCTGAGCCTGTGACATATCCTATAGGACCACTGCTTCCTGAGCCTGTGACATATCCTATAGGACCACTGCTTCCTGAGACATATCCTATAGGACCACTGCTTCCTGAGCCTGTGACATATCCTATAGGACCACTGCTGCCTGAGACATATCCTATACTAGGACCACTGCTCCATACATAAGCCAGGCCTCAGGCTGTGTCacagtcaggggcggactgagaaccctcagggcccccgggcaaaataaatcaagggcccccttacaggccccacccatgttctgctgcaagccccacccttgccccgcctccagccacaccctacacaatctttaataagatttcaaagttaaagcggcacaaaaggcacccagaccccttcagctcattgacgtggtctgggtacagtgtcccttttgcaaatcgagctgcaatgttctagagaagctGCATTGTTtatgttccagcaataagtcagtctctagtcgctggcagccacctgagggcttcctggagtaaaacagacctttggtccggtatctgacgctggacgtcctcacactctgcatgatgacctccagggtcagatttttccccataggaaagcattgattcaatgctttcctatggggtgatctaatctcagcgtccattagtgagcctctgttagaagcagtgtgggcataacttctgtgaagggggcacatatctggacataactactgtgaaaggggggggggcccttcacagtagttattaatccctttcagcagtccccccttccgtgaatgggggactgctgaaaggggttaataactactgtgaagggcctagccgtctgggcaaccccacagatcatcccccacccaccttgtacttgttccactgatccgctacttgcgggctacgtgggcatgagttcagtcacttcggtgcgcaatcccatcctgcggcgcgtgatcccgcgagacccgtgacctacagcggcgggtcttgcgggatcacgcgctgcaggacgggattgtgcaccgaagtgactgaactcattcccgcgcagcccacaagtagcggaacaattacaagaggggtggggaatagccaaattaaaaaatattttgaaccaaaaggtgttatgggggctctgtggatggcactgttatgggggctctgtggatggcactgttatgggggctctgtggatggcactgttgtgggggctctgtggatggcactgttgtgggggctctgtggatggcactgttgtgggggctctgtggatggcactgttgtgggggctctgtggatggcactgttgtgggggctctgtggatggcactgttgtggggggggatctgtgggtgacacatatatagcaccttatgctatatatgtgtcatccacagatccccccataacagtgtccctgtgagtgaatgacccccaatacagggtctgggggccggcatctggtgttgtaatggcagcggggcccggtgcagtcactgtattctattacaccccctagtagaaataattctccttttaatgtgacagtgcaaaaaatacccccttgtaatgccccaagttgagctaatgcccc
This genomic interval carries:
- the TMEM138 gene encoding transmembrane protein 138 — translated: MLQPGNYSLVLTLQFLLLIYDLFVNSFSELLRSAPVIQLVLFILQDVGTLFAVIVLFLMLFNTFVFQAGLLGLLCQRFQVTVIFCALHLTLSVSLHVWLMNLRWKAVNIFVWSDGLQALFVLQRVVAVLYFYFYKRTALSLGDSRYYHDSLWLRNEFARVRG